Proteins from a genomic interval of Brassica oleracea var. oleracea cultivar TO1000 unplaced genomic scaffold, BOL UnpScaffold01144, whole genome shotgun sequence:
- the LOC106320950 gene encoding uncharacterized protein LOC106320950 isoform X1, translating to MTTISLTGPSNTAGHMKHLRSVLSAYPTALIYYMTALCSSSVIQLSTSDNRSSKPPFDAPYVICAFMLNLIELDDKLSWVVSFKSPWIQYGNVGFQNLWVSSTYLCSSIFVKLPHQVIASYSGTSSYAAAIPLRSCPNPLSSAATQPLTLLPSVINHSPLPWLSSRRLDSDKSSNCGFAFSKWIWDLCQVRYGPNLMAKRHTLQN from the exons ATGACGACCATTTCTCTGACGGGACCCTCCAACACGGCAGGGCACATGAAACACCTCCGATCTGTCCTATCGGCATACCCGACTGCTCTGATTTACTACATGACAGCTCTCTGCTCCTCATCCGTCATTCAACTCTC CACCTCCGATAATCGTTCGTCCAAGCCTCCGTTCGATGCACCTTATGTTATATGTGCTTTCATGTTAAACTTGATAGAATTAGATGACAAGCTGTCTTGGGTGGTTTCATTCAAATCTCCATGGATTCAATACGGTAATGTTGGATTCCAGAATCTCTGGGTGAGCTCAACCTACCTTTGCTCTTCAATTTTCGTCAAGCTCCCACATCAGGTCATCGCAAGCTATTCTGGTACCAGCTCCTATGCTGCCGCTATTCCGCTCCGGTCTTGCCCAAATCCCTTATCCTCTGCCGCGACACAGCCTCTCACCCTCCTCCCCTCAGTGATCAACCATTCACCTCTGCCATGGCTTAGCTCACGCCGCCTTGACTCCGACAAAAGTTCAAACTGTGGCTTTGCTTTCTCCAAATGGATTTGGGACCTTTGTCAAGTGAGGTATGGCCCCAACCTAATGGCCAAAAGGCATACACTTCAAAATTAA
- the LOC106320950 gene encoding uncharacterized protein LOC106320950 isoform X3 — protein sequence MTTISLTGPSNTAGHMKHLRSVLSAYPTALIYYMTALCSSSVIQLSTSDNRSSKPPFDDKLSWVVSFKSPWIQYGNVGFQNLWVSSTYLCSSIFVKLPHQVIASYSGTSSYAAAIPLRSCPNPLSSAATQPLTLLPSVINHSPLPWLSSRRLDSDKSSNCGFAFSKWIWDLCQVRYGPNLMAKRHTLQN from the exons ATGACGACCATTTCTCTGACGGGACCCTCCAACACGGCAGGGCACATGAAACACCTCCGATCTGTCCTATCGGCATACCCGACTGCTCTGATTTACTACATGACAGCTCTCTGCTCCTCATCCGTCATTCAA CTCTCCACCTCCGATAATCGTTCGTCCAAGCCTCCGTTCG ATGACAAGCTGTCTTGGGTGGTTTCATTCAAATCTCCATGGATTCAATACGGTAATGTTGGATTCCAGAATCTCTGGGTGAGCTCAACCTACCTTTGCTCTTCAATTTTCGTCAAGCTCCCACATCAGGTCATCGCAAGCTATTCTGGTACCAGCTCCTATGCTGCCGCTATTCCGCTCCGGTCTTGCCCAAATCCCTTATCCTCTGCCGCGACACAGCCTCTCACCCTCCTCCCCTCAGTGATCAACCATTCACCTCTGCCATGGCTTAGCTCACGCCGCCTTGACTCCGACAAAAGTTCAAACTGTGGCTTTGCTTTCTCCAAATGGATTTGGGACCTTTGTCAAGTGAGGTATGGCCCCAACCTAATGGCCAAAAGGCATACACTTCAAAATTAA
- the LOC106320950 gene encoding uncharacterized protein LOC106320950 isoform X2: MTTISLTGPSNTAGHMKHLRSVLSAYPTALIYYMTALCSSSVIQLSTSDNRSSKPPFDAPYVICAFMLNLIELDDKLSWVVSFKSPWIQYGNVGFQNLWVSSTYLCSSIFVKLPHQVIASYSGTSSYAAAIPLRSCPNPLSSAATQPLTLLPSVINHSPLPWLSSRRLDSDKSSNCGFAFSKWIWDLCQVRYGPNLMAKRHTLQN, translated from the exons ATGACGACCATTTCTCTGACGGGACCCTCCAACACGGCAGGGCACATGAAACACCTCCGATCTGTCCTATCGGCATACCCGACTGCTCTGATTTACTACATGACAGCTCTCTGCTCCTCATCCGTCATTCAA CTCTCCACCTCCGATAATCGTTCGTCCAAGCCTCCGTTCGATGCACCTTATGTTATATGTGCTTTCATGTTAAACTTGATAGAATTAGATGACAAGCTGTCTTGGGTGGTTTCATTCAAATCTCCATGGATTCAATACGGTAATGTTGGATTCCAGAATCTCTGGGTGAGCTCAACCTACCTTTGCTCTTCAATTTTCGTCAAGCTCCCACATCAGGTCATCGCAAGCTATTCTGGTACCAGCTCCTATGCTGCCGCTATTCCGCTCCGGTCTTGCCCAAATCCCTTATCCTCTGCCGCGACACAGCCTCTCACCCTCCTCCCCTCAGTGATCAACCATTCACCTCTGCCATGGCTTAGCTCACGCCGCCTTGACTCCGACAAAAGTTCAAACTGTGGCTTTGCTTTCTCCAAATGGATTTGGGACCTTTGTCAAGTGAGGTATGGCCCCAACCTAATGGCCAAAAGGCATACACTTCAAAATTAA